Below is a window of Dictyostelium discoideum AX4 chromosome 1 chromosome, whole genome shotgun sequence DNA.
ttgaaattgttgataatttaatccttttaaatcatttaaataattttgttctttttcttcttcttgtctatatataaaaataattaataatagtaaagaTGAGTGTGTTAacgaatgaatgaatgagtgagtgaatgaatgaatgaataataataataataataataataataataataataataataataataataataataataataataaaaataataaaaatagggtataatgaatattaataaataattaaactattattataacatACATtgatatttttctttttttttgaatgtttccgatattgtttttatcattgatattattacaatattcttgtaattgattaaatgttatatttaaattattaattgataatattaataaacaatataaaaattcttcactttcatttttattattattattattattgttataattattaattaaataataataaatgatattatccatttttaaaaaaaaaaaaaataaaaaaataaataaaaaacaccAAAAGTTTtgtctgaaaaaaaaaaaaaaaaaaaaaattaaacattaaatgttttaaaatcaGAGAAACCACCCACTGTTAAATTTGTAATGCTTGGTGGCAATATATCCTTTAGGTTATTGATAGATTTATGTTTAAGAAGAACCAAAGTTTTAATTGAGATTGGTAATGAATTTGCTTCAATAAGACAACCTTCATAATTTTTGAACTCTAATGATGTAACATTATGTGGAATCAttccttttttaattgtttggTTGAAATGATAACCAAATGTTAATGAAGTTGTACCACCAggtattgattttgaatttgacatgaagaaaaagaacaaacctttttaaatgatttaaaaggattaaattatcaacaatttcaaataataataataataataatagtaataataataataataataataataatcaattaattttaaaatcgtTACCATttgatcaaattaataaaattaaattaaataaagaattaaatcaatatattgattataattatatattatttaaaaaagtttgggGAAATATAGTTATTaggaaaataattttatttcatcttagattatataatattaataattgtactATTGAATTTACATTAAATGGTTTATCAACATATAAATATAGAAATTATTTAAGTAAAATCATATTAGAATGAGAAGATAGTGAGATAGTTTTAACAAAAGATAAATATCCAATTTCATCAAGTGTAtagttaattaattaaataataataaatgatattATCCATTTTTctgaaaaattttaaaaaaaaaataaaataaaaaataaaaaataaaaaaacaaaaaacgtTATTTTGACAAAATTTttgggaaaataaaaaaattgtgaaGATttatagtattttttttttttttttcaacaatgatttaattttatatttatggatttaataaagataaatataACACTaaaaaatacacaaaatgacataatgatgatgatttaaatcaaaCATTGAGTATTACATGTTTGATAAAGAAATCTAAACTAATAGAGTTTATACAATTTTAACTATCGTTTGGAATATAAAGAGATTCGAATGAAGATGGCCAAATTAAATctggtaattttttaaaaacaagtTGAGAgctagaaaaataaaatgattttaaatttggtggtAACGCATCTCTATCGAtagttaaattaaaatcaataccTAAATGTAATGAAGTGAGTGATTGTGGTAATACAtctttttgaattggttgaGAGAATGatggtaattttaatatttctattGATGATGGTAGATTACCAACATTTATAGATTGGCTAAAATATGATAACTCTAAAACCTTTAGATTTCTTGGGAGGAGGTTATTCgttaattgtaaatattgGCAATCCAAAATTAGAGTTGTGAGAGAATTTGGTAATATTGAATCTGGTAAATTATCTTCAATTGTTGAGCAACCTAATGATGTTAAATGTTTAAAACCAGAAAAAGGATTTATCAATGTTGAATCTAAGTAAGTACCtattttaagttttttaattgattttggtaattgTTGATAATCAGAGCAACCATTCACAGTTAAATTTGTAATGCTTTGTGGTAATATATCCTTAGAGTTTTAAGTGTACCAAGAActaaagttttaattgatattggTAATGAGTTTGCTTCAATATCATAACCATTGGAACCAGAGAATTCCAATGATGTAACATTATGTGGAATCAttccttttttaattgtttgattgaaattataatcaaattCCAACGAAGTTGTACCACCAggtattgattttgaattttcatcTCTAACTGTTGAATttggaattaatttaattgaattgtttGAATGGAATTGATAGTTGAGGTCTTTAATTGAGTTTGGTATTGATCCATTCACAATGATAcctttataattttcatcaaGAGTTAAAGATGTAAGTGATGGTGGTAATTCATCtctattaattgattgttgAAATGATTCTCCAAAACGTATTGATTCAAGAGTTCTTGGTAACCATGGTATACCATTTGAATCACTTAATGATTGATTAAATCTATCACCAAAATCAATGGTTTTAAGAGTATTACCAATGATGTTACGAGTTAATTCTTGATCAaactttgaaaatgaaatggaTAGCAATGTATCAGGTATCCAATGATATCCTAATTTCATATTTGAACAATTAATTTGTAAATCTTCTACACTCGATTGAATTGGATATTTATCTTTTGTTAAAACTATTTCACTATCTTCACATTCTAATCTAATTCCACTTAAATAATTTCTATATTTATATGttgataaatcatttgatgttatttgattaatataatattattatctgtTATTGAatgattatatatatattatctTGTATTGAACAGAATTATTAGTgaaagaattttttaaaatttgttaatgattatttattatttgaaattgttgatcatttaatcattttaaatcatataaataactttgttctttttcttcttgtctatttataaaaatatttaatataaggAGGATGATGAGTGTgttaatgaatgaatgaataataaataattagaCAATCgttataaaatgaaaaataaaaattttttttttttaaaacatgtCTGATTTATggcaaatatttttttttttttttttttaagaatttaCCATTCATttttacaacaattacaaaaattggaattttaaaaaaatgaattggtataaaaaagtttttaaagggaaaaaaaaaaaattggtttggaataaaaaaaaaaaaaaaattaaaaataaattaaatgaggtaaaattataatcaaattaataaacctgttcattatttttttagttttcattaaaaaaattttaatacaaataaaaataaaataaataatgaattggtataaaaaaaaaatttatgagGAAAAAATATATTCATAATGTggaaactataaaaaaataatgtttaaaaaaaaggggggtaggggtgaaaaaaagaaaaaaaaaaggggaaaacttaaatattattattttataccACCTACATTTATTATGAAAATTCcacaataaaaattttaactcaattaataataatgttttaaatttaatatgtATCATTCATCCATATGATATTTCTGAACCAATCAATTCCCTTCCATGGACTTCTGATGATCCTCATGTTATAGCCATCAACCTTCCAGATTGTTATGAATATAGTATACAAGTTtgaatgataattttttgatcattttaaacattaccaaaaaacataaacaaatatttttaaaataattaaaccaaattattattattattttttttttttatttttaatttttttttttttatcataaattttttttataccagttcaataaaaaaaaaaaaaaattgatttactttgatttgatttaattgaataggtttattttttatttttaaagttttattaatttcttattttaatttattttataattgaattgcaaaaataaaataattttgaaaaaattaaaaaaaaaaaattaaaaaaaaacagaatagattcattttttttatatttaatatctttttgagTGCTCTATTTATCTAAAACAAATTCacatataaaaatgattgttgtgaatgaaaaaaaaaaaaaaaaccccctTCTTGTTTTCTGAGAAACTAAAACTgaataaaaaagatgaagataAACTTTGCTTAAAActaagttttaaaaattaaaaaaaaagccatttattttact
It encodes the following:
- a CDS encoding hypothetical protein (Similar to Dictyostelium discoideum (Slime mold). hypothetical 97.7 kDa protein), translated to MTRRKRTKNYLSGIRLECEDSEIVLTKDKYPIQSSVEDLQINCSNMKLGYHWIPDTLLSISFSKFDQELTRNIIGNTLKTIDFGDRFNQSLSDSNGIPWLPRTLESIRFGESFQQSINRDELPPSLTSLTLDENYKGIIVNGSIPNSIKDLNYQFHSNNSIKLIPNSTVRDENSKSIPGGTTSLEFDYNFNQTIKKGMIPHNVTSLEFSGSNGTYLDSTLINPFSGFKHLTSLGCSTIEDNLPDSILPNSLTTLILDCQYLQLTNNLLPRNLKVLELSYFSQSINVGNLPSSIEILKLPSFSQPIQKDVLPQSLTSLHLGIDFNLTIDRDALPPNLKSFYFSSSQLVFKKLPDLIWPSSFESLYIPNDS